CCATCGAGGATGTGGTCTTCGTGCATGGAATCGCCCTTCACTTGCAGGACAAACGTGCTCGGTCCCCGCGAAAAATCCGAAAGCGAGATTGTTTCCCGGTCTTCCAGCGCTTCGAGAGGGGCGCCCGCGGCGATGCGTCCGACGAGCGGAAGGCTGGCGGAATGCCGCTCGATCACTTGCTTGCGCACGGGCTTCGGAAGCTGCGTCACTTCGATAGAGCGACTCTGGTTGTAGCCGCGGCGGACGTAGCCCTTCTTTTCGAGCGTCGAAAGGTGCTTGTGCACGGTGGCGAGCGAGGTCAGCTTGAGTCCACGGGCAATTTCCTCGAAGCTCGGCGAATAGCCGCGCTTGTTCAGGAAAGTGACCAAATAATCGAGGACTTGTTTTTGCCGTTTCGTCAGCGCCATCGCGCACCTCCTCAGTGGAGCAGCGCCAGCATAGGCGAAGCAAAGGCGAAAGTCAAGCGCGAGCCACTTAAGGGTCAGCGCCGCAACTCAGCGGTTGAAGGGATAATCCTGAACCCAATGGAAGCCGCGGGTGACGAGGAGGAACTTCGTGCGGTCAAACAACTGAAGGTCTGCGTGGATTTTGTGGCCGTCCATCGAGCCGTCGAGAATCATTTCATCTGCGGATGGCTCCGAAAATGAAAAATCCGCGCTCCAATTCTTGTCGCTGGATTTGGATAGCTTGATGGTCTTCGCGGTCATGTCGACTTTTGGCAAGTAATACTTCGCCGTCTCATTCATGTCCTGAATGGTCATATATCGCGGCGAGTCAAAAACCAGGCGCCGCCAGCGCTCCGCATCGGTCAGCAGTGGCGGATGCGGCTGCCCATCGACGGTAAGCTCTTGGACATTCCAGATGCCGTGGAGCGGCGATTTCGGCGCGCCGGGTCCGTAGACGTTATAGACGGAAATCGAGCCGTAGAGATTCGCGCCAACCAGCCACAGCCCGAAAAGGATCTGCACTATGAGTGCGATGCGGTTTGCGCGCTCGCCGCGGAAAAGCAATCTCTTCGGACTCGCAGGCGCTGGGCGCTCGGAAAAGAATACGCTGCACAGCCTTTGCGAATCACCCGCGAGAAGAAATGCCGATACCAAAATCAAATGGAACGCGAGGATCTTTACCGGAACATCATAGGTCATGTTCAACAGGAAGACTTGCGTCGCATCGGCCAAGCAAACAAGCGCCCCGAGCGTCGTAGTGCGCGGAAAAATTAAAAGAATTCCGCCAAGCATCTCCGCGGCGCCAGCGAAAACCTCGTAGGCTTGTGAAGCCCCGATCGAAGCCCAGAGAACACCCATTGGCGAAAGATTCCCGTAAGGCTCGAGCAGACGATTCAAGCTCGGGAACGGCATCTGCAGTGGAAGAATTTTCGCCGCGCCATACGAAAGCATGGTCGCGGAGAGTGCGAATCGCAGGATGACGTAAAACCACGAATACAACTTGCCGTAGCCCTCGCGTCTGCCGTCGAGAGCTGACCAAACGATCGTCCCCGCGATCGCCAGCGCCAGAATACACGGAAGCTCAATCCAGTCGAACAACCGATCGCCGCTTCCCGTCAGTGCCGTCAGGATCGGGTGGGCAATGCCGAAGACATGGTGGCCGATCCAGACAATCACAGCCTGTACAGGCCGCGTGTAATCCACTTCAAACGCGCCGTTGTCGTTCGTCGCCGCAAAAAACAACGACGTCAGCATCTGCGTAAAGAGGATGTACAAACCCAAATAAAGAAAACAGAAGCGAAATGCGACACGCGTCGTTGCATTCCAGCACCCAGCAGAGTCGAGCACAGCCGGGTCGGTATCGACTCGGCATGCGGAGGCAGGTTGTTCTTCAGAGTTCATCTGGATTCGCGCTCCGCGGGAATTTATACACGCACAGGAGCGAGTGTCAAGCGCGGGAGCATGAAGTGAAATGGAGGAGCGCCGTATGCCTAAAGCTGTACGCCGAATCGGGCCAGCATCTCGCGCTTGCCGCAGTTCGTCACGTCCAGCGCCCTGCTGTCGAGGTCTTGCACCATCCATTTTCGCTTCAGCGCCGCCTTCAAAATCGCCGCGCCGAGCGCGCCGCCGATGTGCGGCTGCCTCTCGCTCCAATCAAGACACGCATACGCGAACCGCCGCCGTAGCGCGAGCGCCGCCGCAATATCGATCCCGCGAGCCTCGAACGCTTTTGCTCCCTTGGGAGTCAATTCGTACGTGTCGCCTCCGCCATCCTTCGAGTGCATGGAAATCCAGCCCAAGGCCTTAAATCGGTTATGCAGCAGCACGCCCGCTGTGCCCGCGATGTGATCGTAACAAGTTCTCGCGGCGCGCAGGCGGCTTGGCGTGTTTGGTACGAATCTCTGTGAAGGACGGCCCGCGAGGATGCTCAGCCCTTCCAGCGCCCGCGCCACGTGCGGGCCCTCCAGGCTGTAATAATGGTGCTTGCCCTGGACGTGCACGCGAACCAGATGTTCCACCTTCAGCCGATTCAGGTGCACGCTCGCCGTTGACGGGCTCACCTCCGCCACTGCGGCGAGCTCCGTGCTCGTCCGCGCGTGGCCGTCCACCAGGCAATAGAGCATGCGCACGCGCGCCGGTTCCCCAATGGTGGCAGCAATTCGCGAAACGGCAAGGTCGGATTGTGACTCCGCATCCACATTTTGATTGTAAACGAAGTGTCGTTGCCGGGCAACTGGTTTACTGCCGGAGACGGCCGCGATTTCTCGCTCGACCGAGTTTCCGCGCGACCACAAAGGGGAATTCAGCTTATGAAGATTCTGTGCCTGATCCGCTATCAGATTGACCCATTCCAGAAGGACGCTTTTA
This region of Candidatus Acidiferrales bacterium genomic DNA includes:
- the lexA gene encoding transcriptional repressor LexA; the protein is MALTKRQKQVLDYLVTFLNKRGYSPSFEEIARGLKLTSLATVHKHLSTLEKKGYVRRGYNQSRSIEVTQLPKPVRKQVIERHSASLPLVGRIAAGAPLEALEDRETISLSDFSRGPSTFVLQVKGDSMHEDHILDGDYVVVEQTQVANQGEIVVALIANEEATLKRYYREGAGKIRLQPANSKMAPIVVPAGDVKIQGRVVGVLRKY
- a CDS encoding helix-turn-helix transcriptional regulator; its protein translation is MWSRGNSVEREIAAVSGSKPVARQRHFVYNQNVDAESQSDLAVSRIAATIGEPARVRMLYCLVDGHARTSTELAAVAEVSPSTASVHLNRLKVEHLVRVHVQGKHHYYSLEGPHVARALEGLSILAGRPSQRFVPNTPSRLRAARTCYDHIAGTAGVLLHNRFKALGWISMHSKDGGGDTYELTPKGAKAFEARGIDIAAALALRRRFAYACLDWSERQPHIGGALGAAILKAALKRKWMVQDLDSRALDVTNCGKREMLARFGVQL